One part of the Chrysemys picta bellii isolate R12L10 chromosome 14, ASM1138683v2, whole genome shotgun sequence genome encodes these proteins:
- the PSMD7 gene encoding 26S proteasome non-ATPase regulatory subunit 7 isoform X1 produces MVSRRLRPRAVHAGSGGSDCWLRRRACCCCVGPGPGPGPGSQRVGAERRDAGAGRGPGGGSPAGAAQRGGSLQQSFPFRIGKVGNQKRVVGVLLGSWQKKILDVSNSFAVPFDEDDKDDSVWFLDHDYLENMYGMFKKVNARERIVGWYHTGPKLHKNDIAINELMKRYCPNSVLVIIDVKPKDLGLPTEAYISVEEVHDDGTPTSKTFEHVTSEIGAEEAEEVGVEHLLRDIKDTTVGTLSQRITNQVHGLKGLNSKLLDIRSYLEKVAMGKLPINHQIIYQLQDVFNLLPDVNLQEFVKAFYLKTNDQMVVVYLASLIRSVVALHNLINNKIANRDAEKKEGQEKEESKKERKDEKEKDKEKSDGKKEEKKEKK; encoded by the exons ATGGTGTCGCGGAGGCTCCGCCCCCGAGCCGTGCATGCTGGGAGCGGCGGCAGTGACTGCTGGCTGAGGCGCCgggcctgctgctgctgtgtggggccggggccggggccggggccggggtcgcagcGAGTCGGGGCCGAGAGGCGCGATGCCGGAGCTGGCCGTGGACCGGGTGGTGGTTCACCCGCTGGTGCTGCTCAGCGTGGTGGATCACTTCAACAG TCTTTTCCATTTAGAATAGGAAAAGTTGGGAATCAGAAGCGAGTTGTTGGAGTGTTGCTGGGCTCTTGGCAGAAGAAAATATTAGACGTATCCAACAGTTTTGCAG TCCCTTTCGATGAGGATGATAAAGATGACTCTGTGTGGTTTCTAGACCATGATTATCTGGAGAACATGTATGGAATGTTTAAAAAAGTCAATG CTAGGGAAAGAATTGTTGGATGGTACCACACAGGCCCCAAACTACACAAGAATGACATTGCCATCAATGAACTAATGAAAAGATACTGTCCTAATTCT GTATTGGTAATTATTGATGTAAAGCCAAAGGACCTGGGACTGCCAACAGAAGCCTATATTTCAGTTGAAGAAGTTCATGAT GATGGAACTCCAACCTCCAAGACTTTTGAACATGTGACCAGTGAAATTGGAGCTGAAGAAGCAGAGGAAGTTGGTGTTGAACACTTGCTACG AGATATTAAAGACACAACAGTGGGCACTCTGTCCCAGCGCATCACAAACCAGGTCCATGGTTTGAAGGGACTGAACTCCAAGCTTCTGGATATCAGGAGCTACTTAGAGAAAGTGGCCATGGGCAAACTACCCATCAATCACCAGATCATTTACCAGCTTCAGGATGTCTTCAACCTGCTGCCAGATGTCAACCTGCAGGAGTTTGTCAAGGCCTTTTACCTGAAGACCAATGACCAGATGGTGGTGGTCTACTTGGCTTCTCTTATCCGGTCTGTGGTTGCCCTGCACAACCTCATCAACAACAAGATTGCCAACAGAGATGCAGAGAAGAAGGAAGGTCAGGAAAAGGAGGAAAGCAAAAAGGAGAGGAAAGATGAGAAGGAGAAAGACAAAGAGAAGAGTGATGGcaagaaagaggagaaaaaagagaaaaaatga
- the PSMD7 gene encoding 26S proteasome non-ATPase regulatory subunit 7 isoform X2 produces MPELAVDRVVVHPLVLLSVVDHFNRIGKVGNQKRVVGVLLGSWQKKILDVSNSFAVPFDEDDKDDSVWFLDHDYLENMYGMFKKVNARERIVGWYHTGPKLHKNDIAINELMKRYCPNSVLVIIDVKPKDLGLPTEAYISVEEVHDDGTPTSKTFEHVTSEIGAEEAEEVGVEHLLRDIKDTTVGTLSQRITNQVHGLKGLNSKLLDIRSYLEKVAMGKLPINHQIIYQLQDVFNLLPDVNLQEFVKAFYLKTNDQMVVVYLASLIRSVVALHNLINNKIANRDAEKKEGQEKEESKKERKDEKEKDKEKSDGKKEEKKEKK; encoded by the exons ATGCCGGAGCTGGCCGTGGACCGGGTGGTGGTTCACCCGCTGGTGCTGCTCAGCGTGGTGGATCACTTCAACAG AATAGGAAAAGTTGGGAATCAGAAGCGAGTTGTTGGAGTGTTGCTGGGCTCTTGGCAGAAGAAAATATTAGACGTATCCAACAGTTTTGCAG TCCCTTTCGATGAGGATGATAAAGATGACTCTGTGTGGTTTCTAGACCATGATTATCTGGAGAACATGTATGGAATGTTTAAAAAAGTCAATG CTAGGGAAAGAATTGTTGGATGGTACCACACAGGCCCCAAACTACACAAGAATGACATTGCCATCAATGAACTAATGAAAAGATACTGTCCTAATTCT GTATTGGTAATTATTGATGTAAAGCCAAAGGACCTGGGACTGCCAACAGAAGCCTATATTTCAGTTGAAGAAGTTCATGAT GATGGAACTCCAACCTCCAAGACTTTTGAACATGTGACCAGTGAAATTGGAGCTGAAGAAGCAGAGGAAGTTGGTGTTGAACACTTGCTACG AGATATTAAAGACACAACAGTGGGCACTCTGTCCCAGCGCATCACAAACCAGGTCCATGGTTTGAAGGGACTGAACTCCAAGCTTCTGGATATCAGGAGCTACTTAGAGAAAGTGGCCATGGGCAAACTACCCATCAATCACCAGATCATTTACCAGCTTCAGGATGTCTTCAACCTGCTGCCAGATGTCAACCTGCAGGAGTTTGTCAAGGCCTTTTACCTGAAGACCAATGACCAGATGGTGGTGGTCTACTTGGCTTCTCTTATCCGGTCTGTGGTTGCCCTGCACAACCTCATCAACAACAAGATTGCCAACAGAGATGCAGAGAAGAAGGAAGGTCAGGAAAAGGAGGAAAGCAAAAAGGAGAGGAAAGATGAGAAGGAGAAAGACAAAGAGAAGAGTGATGGcaagaaagaggagaaaaaagagaaaaaatga